The proteins below are encoded in one region of Girardinichthys multiradiatus isolate DD_20200921_A chromosome 19, DD_fGirMul_XY1, whole genome shotgun sequence:
- the ankrd9 gene encoding ankyrin repeat domain-containing protein 9, giving the protein MPRLRSSSECLSLSPCQRECERTAFSFYCAVREQLPVWLLEEMRSMEVFCWDNGSPRAFLPSEALLYAIVHDHQDYARYLLNRYSVGALRAPSCSFCCCPGSGTPHLNVAVRYNRVAILSMMMEALKDCAGLGKRREYLDGCGGCVHAADAGKTAVQLAVELSHSDCLLQLLVHDARPDGLEVALQKLISCIVSERQQAQRCLDFLLLFQSKPPLLPCLQDEPQRWQGVLGNRVFSWLCGLTPSPLLLQALRCLAQSGSDCITSLPDFLQPHS; this is encoded by the coding sequence ATGCCGCGGCTGCGGTCCTCCTCAGAGTGCCTCTCCTTGTCCCCGTGTCAGCGGGAGTGTGAGCGGACAGCGTTCTCTTTCTACTGCGCGGTGCGGGAGCAGCTCCCGGTCTGGCTGCTGGAAGAGATGCGCAGCATGGAAGTCTTCTGCTGGGATAATGGAAGCCCAAGAGCCTTCTTGCCGTCGGAAGCACTGCTGTACGCTATAGTGCACGACCACCAGGACTATGCACGCTACCTCCTCAACAGGTACTCAGTGGGTGCACTCAGAGCGCCGAGCtgcagcttctgctgctgcccAGGCAGCGGCACGCCGCACCTGAATGTGGCGGTGCGCTACAACCGTGTGGCGATCCTCAGCATGATGATGGAGGCGCTGAAAGACTGCGCCGGGCTGGGGAAGCGTAGGGAATACTTGGACGGCTGCGGCGGCTGTGTCCATGCTGCAGACGCAGGAAAGACTGCGGTGCAGCTGGCAGTGGAGCTGTCGCATTCTGACTGCCTGCTGCAGCTGTTGGTCCACGACGCTCGGCCCGATGGCCTCGAGGTGGCGCTGCAGAAACTAATTTCCTGTATTGTTTCGGAACGACAACAAGCGCAGCGCTGCCTTGACTTCCTGCTTCTCTTTCAGTCCAAGCCGCCGCTGCTGCCGTGCCTGCAGGACGAGCCGCAGCGCTGGCAGGGTGTGCTGGGAAACAGGGTGTTCAGCTGGCTCTGCGGCCTGACCCCCTCCCCCCTGCTACTCCAGGCGCTCAGGTGTCTGGCCCAGTCCGGATCAGACTGCATCACTTCGTTGCCCGATTTCCTGCAGCCGCACAGCTGA